In the Methanocorpusculum vombati genome, one interval contains:
- a CDS encoding metallophosphoesterase family protein, whose translation MTDIVFITDVHGKYEVIPKIFEEEEPDYVLIGGDLTDFGPLDGVIPALEEIPAPTFVVPGNCDPKEIVQVIEASDAISLHKKSIDLGNITITGLGGSNTTPFNTLFEMSEEEIAAALSEVLARTKKNRWNLLVTHAPPQGALDGIGEDGSVHVGSASVAAVVREFDIVCCGHIHEQKGITEFERRICVNPGPASAGNYAVITLSDEDEPVIELRNILELAEEE comes from the coding sequence ATGACCGATATTGTTTTTATTACCGATGTCCACGGCAAGTATGAGGTAATCCCCAAGATATTCGAGGAGGAGGAGCCTGATTATGTTCTGATCGGCGGAGACCTGACGGATTTCGGACCGCTTGACGGCGTGATTCCGGCACTTGAGGAGATTCCTGCTCCGACGTTTGTCGTCCCCGGTAACTGTGATCCAAAGGAGATAGTGCAGGTTATCGAGGCTTCGGATGCGATCTCTCTGCATAAGAAGAGTATTGATCTCGGCAACATTACGATAACGGGCCTTGGCGGATCGAATACGACTCCTTTCAATACATTGTTTGAGATGTCTGAAGAGGAGATTGCGGCCGCATTGTCGGAGGTTCTTGCAAGAACAAAGAAGAACCGGTGGAATCTTCTGGTGACGCATGCACCGCCGCAGGGTGCTCTGGACGGTATCGGGGAGGACGGGTCGGTGCATGTCGGTTCTGCGTCTGTTGCGGCGGTGGTCCGCGAGTTTGATATTGTCTGCTGCGGACATATTCATGAGCAGAAGGGCATCACAGAGTTTGAACGGCGGATCTGTGTGAATCCGGGACCGGCTTCGGCGGGGAATTATGCGGTGATTACGCTTTCCGATGAGGATGAGCCGGTGATCGAGCTGCGCAATATACTGGAGCTGGCTGAGGAGGAGTAA